Proteins encoded within one genomic window of Vulgatibacter sp.:
- a CDS encoding TolC family protein, translating to MFSSIFVPVLVAAAIAGAPDALPVSRAQAPAEENAPTLALEPLLAAVVERNPDLVALDAQRAAALDRAIAAGSLPHPMLGFAIRNLPVDTFSFTDDMMTMKEVMLRQQFPWFGKRELRREAVEQNAKLAEAEKASQALLLRQATTDAYANLWLSTSSVRLVEEQQQALERFRVIARGRYAAGGGSQSDLLRADVELARITDPLLELEEMETAARAALATLLHRPLASFEGSPAAPPLPALPADPAPLYARIEAHPELRALGEQAERSEIEARLALRDRWPDPEVGVMWGFRTDMPDMVGAEVMFQIPVFAGSKENRLAAASRSEARSALLQRESRADTLLGEARTAWAAAKRQRDLIRLYDEEIVPRAERNVQSAIGSYQAGSVDFLTLLDAQVQLQAQQLEALRARANYVRQLARLARATGVSLFDESLAAPEVDRG from the coding sequence GTGTTTTCCTCGATTTTCGTGCCCGTGCTGGTGGCTGCCGCCATCGCCGGTGCGCCGGACGCCCTGCCTGTCTCTCGCGCGCAGGCGCCAGCAGAAGAGAATGCCCCGACGCTCGCCCTCGAGCCGCTGCTCGCGGCGGTGGTGGAGCGCAACCCCGACCTCGTCGCCCTCGACGCGCAGCGTGCCGCCGCGCTCGATCGCGCCATCGCCGCCGGCTCGCTGCCCCACCCGATGCTGGGCTTCGCGATCCGCAACCTCCCCGTCGACACCTTCTCCTTCACCGACGACATGATGACGATGAAGGAGGTCATGCTCCGCCAGCAGTTCCCCTGGTTCGGCAAGCGGGAGTTGCGGCGGGAGGCGGTGGAGCAGAACGCGAAGCTCGCCGAGGCGGAGAAGGCGAGCCAGGCGCTCCTTCTCCGGCAGGCGACCACCGACGCCTACGCGAACCTCTGGCTCTCCACCTCGTCGGTGCGGCTGGTCGAGGAGCAGCAGCAGGCCCTCGAGCGCTTCCGGGTCATCGCCCGCGGGCGGTATGCCGCAGGCGGCGGCAGCCAGTCCGATCTGCTCCGGGCCGACGTGGAGCTGGCGCGGATCACCGATCCGCTCCTCGAACTCGAGGAGATGGAAACCGCCGCCAGGGCGGCGTTGGCCACCCTGCTGCACCGGCCCCTCGCGTCGTTCGAGGGCTCGCCGGCGGCGCCGCCGCTCCCGGCGCTCCCCGCCGATCCCGCGCCGCTCTACGCGCGGATCGAGGCGCACCCGGAGCTGCGGGCCCTCGGCGAGCAGGCCGAGCGGAGCGAGATCGAGGCCCGCCTCGCGCTGCGGGACCGCTGGCCCGATCCCGAGGTCGGCGTGATGTGGGGCTTCCGCACCGACATGCCCGACATGGTCGGCGCCGAGGTGATGTTCCAGATCCCGGTCTTCGCTGGCTCGAAGGAGAACCGGCTCGCTGCGGCCTCGCGTTCCGAGGCGCGCTCGGCGCTGCTGCAGCGTGAATCGCGGGCCGACACGCTCCTCGGCGAGGCGCGCACCGCCTGGGCCGCGGCGAAGCGGCAGCGGGATCTGATCCGGCTCTACGACGAGGAGATCGTGCCCAGGGCCGAGCGGAACGTGCAGTCGGCGATCGGCTCCTACCAGGCCGGCTCCGTGGATTTCCTCACCCTCCTGGACGCCCAGGTCCAGCTGCAGGCCCAGCAGCTCGAGGCCCTGCGCGCCCGCGCCAACTACGTGCGGCAGTTGGCGCGGCTCGCTCGCGCGACCGGCGTCTCCCTTTTCGACGAATCGCTTGCCGCCCCCGAGGTGGACCGTGGCTGA
- a CDS encoding cupredoxin domain-containing protein: protein MQIRFLAALAALPLAIACSEGGGHADHAEKKAAPAAEAKPAVARPAADGTIEVHATRDGFEPSKIEVEGGKPVNLVFVREIEKTCMTGVVFPDLKIEKDLPVGEKVTVTVTPEAGGTIHFQCPMGMGKSTVVGLPKA, encoded by the coding sequence ATGCAGATCCGTTTCCTTGCAGCCCTTGCCGCCCTGCCCCTCGCCATCGCCTGCAGCGAGGGCGGCGGCCACGCCGACCACGCGGAGAAGAAGGCCGCGCCTGCTGCGGAGGCGAAGCCCGCCGTGGCCCGCCCCGCCGCCGACGGCACCATCGAGGTCCACGCGACCCGCGACGGCTTCGAGCCCTCGAAGATCGAGGTCGAGGGCGGCAAGCCGGTGAACCTCGTCTTCGTGCGCGAGATCGAGAAGACCTGCATGACCGGCGTGGTCTTTCCCGACCTGAAGATCGAGAAGGATCTGCCCGTGGGCGAGAAGGTCACCGTCACCGTGACCCCCGAGGCCGGCGGCACCATCCACTTCCAGTGCCCGATGGGCATGGGCAAGAGCACCGTGGTCGGCCTGCCGAAGGCCTGA
- a CDS encoding heavy metal translocating P-type ATPase → MQPAAEKPTAVTAPVPPGTGIDPVCDMTPSLETPKGGSTTFEGVLVPFCNVRCKERFEADPLQYWTAVDPVCGTTVEKAHAAARAKVGRKSHFFCSRACHDRFLADPAPYLDEPADESPAVPPPGPGPAALFDIEGMTCASCAVSVEKAIAKVPGVSGVAVNIATNKATVSGTARPQAVEQAVLGAGYLAKPASSPEALPRHEEARAAFRRFLFAAALGLPVSILAMAFPDLPGGGWIQAALATLVLFGPGLGFFVVAIRKARHLSANMDTLIAVGSFAAWAFSIGMLLGPHAAHGVHLYFEVAAMIVTLILLGRWLEARAKGRAGAALHALMGLRPRTARVIRGGAEAEVALDDVRVGDRVVVRPGERIPVDGRVAEGRSQIDESMITGESLPVSRGPGDVVVGGTVNRAGALVFEATAVGEGTVLAQIVRLVGEAQGSKAPIQRLADRISGIFVPIVLAIATLTFLAWWLVTGDAAAALLPAVAVVVIACPCALGLATPTAIVVGTGRAAELGVLIKDAASLERAHAVDTVVLDKTGTVTNGAPALTEILLSPLADDELLRLVAGAERRSEHPLADAIVAAAQARSIPIPEVADFESITGGGVAARIEGRQVLVGSRKLLAASGVALPEAVEPMAASLEERGRTVVFAAVDGNFAGALGIADPVKPGSRKAIAELQALGLEVWLLTGDNARTARSIAAEVGLPPERVRAEVGPADKSTEVRRLREAGRVVAMVGDGVNDAPALAAADVGIAIGTGTDVAMETAQITLMRGDLAGVADAIRLSRRTMGTIRQNLFWAFAYNTAGIPVAAFGLLAAFGGPMLAAAAMAFSSVSVVLNSLRLRRASIS, encoded by the coding sequence ATGCAGCCCGCAGCCGAGAAGCCGACCGCCGTCACCGCCCCCGTCCCGCCAGGCACGGGAATCGATCCCGTCTGCGACATGACCCCCTCCCTCGAGACCCCGAAGGGCGGCAGCACCACCTTCGAGGGCGTGCTCGTCCCCTTCTGCAACGTGCGGTGCAAGGAGCGCTTCGAGGCCGATCCGCTGCAATACTGGACGGCGGTGGACCCGGTCTGCGGGACGACGGTGGAGAAGGCCCACGCAGCGGCCCGGGCCAAGGTGGGAAGGAAGAGCCATTTCTTCTGCTCCCGGGCGTGTCACGACCGCTTCCTCGCCGACCCCGCCCCCTACCTCGACGAGCCCGCGGACGAGTCGCCGGCGGTGCCGCCCCCGGGGCCCGGACCCGCGGCGCTCTTCGACATCGAGGGGATGACCTGCGCCTCCTGCGCCGTCTCGGTGGAGAAGGCGATCGCGAAGGTGCCGGGCGTGAGCGGCGTCGCGGTCAACATCGCCACCAACAAGGCCACGGTCTCGGGCACGGCGCGTCCGCAGGCAGTGGAGCAGGCGGTCCTCGGCGCGGGCTACCTGGCAAAACCCGCGTCCAGCCCCGAGGCGCTCCCGCGCCACGAGGAGGCCCGCGCCGCCTTCCGGCGCTTCCTCTTCGCCGCGGCCCTCGGCCTCCCCGTCTCGATCCTGGCGATGGCCTTCCCCGATCTGCCCGGCGGCGGCTGGATCCAGGCGGCGCTCGCCACCCTCGTCCTCTTCGGGCCGGGCCTCGGCTTCTTCGTGGTGGCGATCCGCAAGGCCCGCCACCTCTCGGCGAACATGGACACGCTGATCGCCGTGGGGTCGTTTGCCGCCTGGGCCTTCTCGATCGGCATGCTCCTCGGCCCCCACGCGGCGCATGGCGTCCACCTCTACTTCGAGGTGGCGGCGATGATCGTCACCCTGATCCTCCTCGGCCGCTGGCTCGAGGCCCGGGCCAAGGGGCGCGCCGGCGCTGCGCTCCACGCCTTGATGGGCCTGCGGCCCCGCACGGCACGGGTGATCCGGGGTGGCGCCGAGGCGGAGGTGGCGCTGGACGACGTCCGCGTCGGCGACCGGGTGGTGGTGCGGCCCGGCGAGCGGATCCCCGTCGATGGCAGGGTGGCCGAGGGCCGATCGCAAATCGACGAATCGATGATCACCGGCGAGAGCCTTCCCGTCTCCCGCGGCCCCGGCGACGTGGTGGTCGGCGGCACGGTGAACCGCGCCGGCGCCCTCGTATTCGAGGCCACCGCGGTGGGCGAGGGCACCGTGCTCGCGCAGATCGTCCGGCTGGTCGGCGAGGCGCAAGGCTCGAAGGCGCCGATCCAGCGGCTCGCCGATCGGATCTCCGGGATCTTCGTGCCGATCGTCCTCGCCATCGCCACGCTCACGTTCCTCGCCTGGTGGCTCGTCACCGGCGACGCTGCAGCGGCGCTCCTTCCCGCGGTGGCGGTGGTGGTGATCGCCTGCCCCTGCGCGCTGGGCCTCGCCACGCCCACCGCGATCGTGGTCGGCACGGGCAGGGCCGCCGAGCTCGGCGTGCTGATCAAGGACGCCGCCTCCCTCGAGCGGGCCCACGCCGTCGACACCGTGGTCCTCGACAAGACCGGCACGGTGACGAATGGAGCGCCCGCCCTCACCGAGATCCTGCTCTCGCCCCTCGCCGACGATGAACTCCTCCGGCTGGTGGCGGGAGCGGAGCGGCGCAGCGAGCACCCCCTCGCCGACGCGATCGTCGCCGCGGCGCAGGCGCGATCGATCCCGATCCCCGAGGTGGCCGACTTCGAATCGATCACCGGCGGCGGCGTCGCAGCGCGGATCGAGGGGCGGCAGGTGCTGGTCGGGAGCCGCAAGCTCCTCGCCGCCAGCGGCGTGGCGCTGCCCGAGGCGGTGGAGCCCATGGCCGCCTCCCTCGAGGAGCGGGGCCGCACCGTGGTCTTCGCAGCGGTGGACGGCAACTTCGCCGGCGCCCTCGGCATCGCCGACCCGGTGAAGCCCGGCAGCCGGAAGGCGATCGCGGAGTTGCAGGCGCTGGGGCTCGAGGTCTGGCTCCTCACCGGCGACAACGCCCGCACCGCCAGGTCGATAGCCGCGGAGGTGGGGCTGCCGCCGGAGCGGGTCCGCGCCGAGGTGGGCCCCGCCGACAAGAGCACCGAGGTGCGGCGGCTGCGGGAGGCGGGACGGGTGGTGGCGATGGTCGGCGACGGCGTCAACGACGCGCCGGCCCTCGCCGCCGCCGACGTGGGGATCGCCATCGGCACCGGCACCGACGTGGCGATGGAGACGGCGCAGATCACGCTGATGCGCGGCGATCTCGCCGGGGTGGCGGACGCGATCCGCCTCTCGCGCCGCACCATGGGCACGATCCGCCAGAATCTCTTCTGGGCCTTCGCCTACAACACCGCGGGGATCCCGGTGGCGGCCTTCGGCCTCCTCGCCGCCTTCGGCGGGCCGATGCTCGCCGCAGCGGCGATGGCCTTCTCCAGCGTGAGCGTGGTCCTCAACTCGCTGCGGCTCCGGCGGGCGTCGATCTCCTGA